Genomic segment of Gemmatimonadaceae bacterium:
TCCGTACGGCATGGTCGTCACGTCCGCGGGCATACCGTTCTTCGTCGAGTTCGGGAGCAACAAGATCGCGAGCATCGATCCGAGCACGATGGCGATTCGCGAATGGGTGCTGCCTAACGAAGCAACGCGGCCGCGACGTGTCGCGATCGACAACGACGACATTCTCTGGTACTCCGACTACTCGCGCGGCTACCTCGGCCGCTTCGACCCGAAAACCGGACAGACGCGCGAGTGGGCGTCGCCCGGCGGCCCGAAATCGCAGCCGTACGCGATCACGTTCTCGCGCGGCGCCATCTGGTACGTCGAGTCGGCCGTGAAACCGAACGCGCTCGTCCGCTTCGATCCCAGGACGGAGAAATTCCAGACGTGGGCCATTCCGGGCGGCGGTGGCGTCGTCCGGAACATGATGCCGACGAAAGACGGGAATCTCGTGCTTGCCGAGAGCGGCTTGAACATGGTCGCCCTCGCCGAGCTCGCGCGCTAGCACATTCCTGGCTCGTTAGGTACCCGCATCATGACGAAGCCAAGCGTCGGCGGACTCATGGTGACGTTTCTCATGCTGCACCTTCTCGCGCTCGAATCATGCAAGCCGTATGCGCGCGACGCTGGTAATCGCGATTCGCAAAACTCCCCCTCAACGGCGACGACTATGGCGACCGCAAAGACTCTCACCGAGATCTCGCTCTCGAGCGCTGGCTTCAAGGACGGCGAAGCCATTCCGGTACAGTTCACGTGTGACGGCGCCAACGAATCGCCGCCACTCGCGTGGGCCGACGCGCCCGTCAACACCGCGTCCTTCGCGTTGATCGTCGAAGATCCCGACGCGCCGGGAGGGACGTTCATTCACTGGGTGCTCTACGACATCCCGCCGATGACGCACGCGCTGCCGCAAGGTGTGCCGAAGGGTCCGACGGTGTCGATGCTCGGTGGCGCGAAGCAAGGCAAGACGGGTTTCAAGAACGCGCTCGGCTACGGCGGCCCGTGCCCGCCGAAGGGTTCGGCGCACCACTACCACTTCATTCTGCACGCGCTCGACGCCTCGTTAGGCCTCCAGCCCGGTGCCACCCACGAGGAAGTGGTGGCGGCGATCCGTGGTCACGAGATTGCCCGAGGGGAACTGGTCGGACTTTACGCACGAAAGACGTAGCGGCTAGCCGCCTTTCCGATAGCCGTCCACTGCTTCCCCGAGGCGCTTCAGGAGCTCCGCGCTCGGCGCGATGGAATCGGGCTGCGCCGTTAGGCGCCGAACTGGAGACGACACCCCTGCGAACAGGACGGCGATCAACAGGAAGAGCTGGACATTGCGCGTCCGCATACGCACCTCCTTCCGAGGGTTGACCATCGGCGACACCGAATCAGCGGCCTCTGCAGTCGAATGAGCTTACCGTCGTATCGAGGCGATCGCAAATCGCGGGAGTAGAGGCGCTCCGGGCACTATGACGATACTGCTCGCTGACGCTCGCTAGCACGTCTATATGACGCAGTATCGGGATCATCGGGGAATCTCGGGAAAGCGCGCGAGCTCGAGACTCGAGAAGTGAGTGGTGAGATCGGGCCTACTCCGAGATGCCTGAGTGCGACTTCGAAAAGGCCGGAGCTCATTACTCAAGTCTCGCTTCTGTAGCTCGCCCTCGACGCGACTCGTCCCAGAAATTCCTGAAGAACCCCGCGTTGTCATAGTGCCACGGAGCGACCCCGCTCCTGCTATCGCTAGGGCCCTGAGCTAGAGCAGCTCAGGGCACTATCTGCTCGCCGCTCTCGTCCCATACCGTGAGCGCGTCCACCGGGCAGCTCGCGCACGCGCGCAGCAAACAGGCGCGATCCACCGTCTCCGGCGCGCGGAACACCGCGATGTCCTCGCCATCGAGTATGAACGCGTCCGGCGCGGCCGTGACGCAATCGCCAAACCCGACGCACAGCGTGCGATCGATGCGCACGCGCAAGCCGCCGACGACGCGGTCGTGCAACTCGTCGCTCACATTCCCTCGAGGCC
This window contains:
- a CDS encoding YbhB/YbcL family Raf kinase inhibitor-like protein — translated: MTKPSVGGLMVTFLMLHLLALESCKPYARDAGNRDSQNSPSTATTMATAKTLTEISLSSAGFKDGEAIPVQFTCDGANESPPLAWADAPVNTASFALIVEDPDAPGGTFIHWVLYDIPPMTHALPQGVPKGPTVSMLGGAKQGKTGFKNALGYGGPCPPKGSAHHYHFILHALDASLGLQPGATHEEVVAAIRGHEIARGELVGLYARKT
- a CDS encoding ferredoxin — encoded protein: MSDELHDRVVGGLRVRIDRTLCVGFGDCVTAAPDAFILDGEDIAVFRAPETVDRACLLRACASCPVDALTVWDESGEQIVP